A genomic segment from Acidobacteriota bacterium encodes:
- a CDS encoding TonB family protein, giving the protein MARQILVIEYEPRYIQRAEDALVATDITSHVARSGDEAGRLMASNRYDLVVLSTIIPRFSTADLVKSVRQNLGPSVPILFTISGYSGSDPKTDAQKLGGQGLLLKPYTVDDFSRKLKEMLPDSSAEEAPFETAPTVQMSSEELFGDLVDRPTLSKEPDPSALTEKVRKVSVEDVDKLLEDTLAGVRIPTLRKRAPAAEPPKESPAPAPADDVDKLLEDTLSGLEGRKKKGPPESPAPSRQTGPEHDLPPFPEATAEPASSGEAGGPVSSDPNQFGQYKLIEKIATGGMAEVWKARMHGLEGFEKIVAIKKILPHLSDNEEFIEMFVDEAKLAAQLNHNNIIHIYDLGKLEESWFIAMEYIDGYDLKSILKMARERVHPLPVPLALFVASKICWALDYAHRKKGFDNEKLGLVHRDVSPQNVLISSEGDIKLCDFGIAKAATKASHTQAGVLKGKLQYMSPEQAWGRQIDHRSDLFATAVVLFEMLAGRKLFQGDSDISVLDQVREAQVPAPSMYEEDVTPEIDEIVLKGLEKDPEARYQTAGEMARAIDQQLFNFKPAPTNLDLAAWIDGLERSARVPTEERPLPLQPVETRSSAESESSEPREIVTPASLITPAPEKVVTEAAAEPEEVVIIDEPPRKRSAVPWIAAILLIGLAGAVGAWYVMAPSRDAGEQAPASEIADRGDVPAPVGIVQPTETAGTIALTGEGLEEEELVPDEQELEPELDAADLARIDQEVRDRLAADRRDAEERQRRQREQLDREREAAARASEPPRRTAQPDRPTPTATPPATTTRSTPLPEEGVPVSTSPEEPRTVEPDPPPPTTRAEEATLEVRTGDFVPPGTPGLVEPELLSLGRKDYPALAKRLRVEGIVIVRALVAETGEVLEAEVLRGISPNVGLNEAAETMVRTGRFRPATKDGVKVRAYKTVTVPFRL; this is encoded by the coding sequence ATGGCTCGCCAAATTCTCGTCATCGAATACGAACCCCGCTACATTCAGCGAGCCGAGGATGCCCTGGTTGCCACCGACATTACGTCTCACGTCGCCAGGTCGGGCGATGAAGCGGGCAGGCTCATGGCGAGCAACCGCTACGACCTCGTCGTACTCTCGACGATCATACCGAGATTCAGTACTGCCGATCTCGTCAAGTCGGTCAGACAGAACCTCGGACCGTCCGTTCCTATTCTCTTCACCATCAGTGGGTACAGCGGATCCGACCCGAAGACGGACGCGCAGAAGCTCGGTGGGCAGGGCCTGCTGCTCAAGCCCTATACTGTCGACGACTTCTCCCGCAAGCTCAAAGAGATGCTCCCCGACTCCTCGGCTGAGGAAGCGCCGTTCGAGACCGCACCCACGGTTCAGATGTCTTCCGAGGAGCTGTTTGGTGATCTGGTCGACCGGCCCACGCTGAGCAAGGAACCGGACCCCTCAGCGCTGACCGAAAAGGTCCGCAAGGTCTCAGTCGAAGACGTCGACAAACTTCTGGAGGATACGCTCGCCGGAGTGCGAATCCCGACGCTGAGAAAGCGTGCCCCCGCGGCCGAGCCTCCCAAAGAGTCTCCCGCTCCGGCTCCGGCCGATGACGTCGACAAACTTCTCGAAGACACTCTGTCGGGCCTCGAGGGTCGGAAGAAGAAGGGGCCGCCGGAATCGCCGGCTCCGTCTCGGCAGACCGGTCCGGAGCACGACCTCCCTCCGTTTCCCGAAGCCACTGCGGAGCCAGCGAGCTCGGGAGAAGCCGGAGGCCCCGTTTCGTCAGATCCGAACCAGTTCGGCCAGTACAAACTGATCGAGAAAATTGCCACCGGAGGTATGGCGGAAGTCTGGAAGGCGCGGATGCACGGTCTGGAGGGCTTCGAAAAGATCGTTGCGATCAAAAAAATCCTTCCCCATCTCTCGGACAACGAGGAATTCATCGAGATGTTCGTCGATGAAGCCAAGCTCGCAGCTCAGCTGAACCACAACAACATCATCCACATTTACGATCTGGGCAAGCTCGAGGAATCGTGGTTCATCGCGATGGAGTACATCGACGGCTACGACCTGAAGAGCATTCTGAAAATGGCGCGCGAGCGCGTACACCCGCTGCCGGTTCCACTTGCACTTTTCGTTGCGTCGAAGATCTGCTGGGCTCTCGATTACGCTCATCGGAAGAAGGGCTTCGACAACGAAAAACTCGGGCTCGTTCATCGCGACGTCTCCCCTCAGAACGTTCTGATCTCGTCGGAAGGCGACATCAAGTTGTGTGATTTCGGGATCGCGAAGGCGGCGACCAAGGCCTCCCACACTCAGGCGGGAGTCCTCAAGGGAAAGCTGCAGTACATGTCGCCGGAGCAGGCGTGGGGCCGTCAGATCGACCATCGGTCCGATCTTTTTGCGACGGCTGTCGTGCTTTTCGAAATGCTCGCCGGGCGGAAGCTCTTTCAGGGCGACAGCGACATCTCGGTACTCGATCAGGTTCGTGAAGCTCAGGTTCCGGCTCCTTCGATGTACGAGGAGGATGTCACTCCGGAAATCGACGAGATCGTCCTCAAGGGGCTTGAAAAGGATCCGGAGGCCCGGTACCAGACGGCGGGGGAGATGGCGAGGGCCATCGATCAACAACTATTCAACTTCAAACCGGCCCCCACCAACCTCGATCTCGCAGCGTGGATCGACGGGCTCGAGCGATCCGCCAGGGTTCCGACCGAAGAGCGCCCATTGCCGCTCCAGCCGGTCGAGACAAGATCCTCGGCTGAATCCGAGAGCTCCGAGCCGCGTGAAATCGTTACGCCGGCTTCGCTGATCACGCCGGCGCCCGAAAAGGTCGTGACCGAGGCCGCAGCCGAGCCGGAAGAGGTCGTGATCATCGATGAGCCTCCGCGGAAAAGAAGCGCGGTGCCGTGGATCGCGGCCATCCTCCTGATCGGGCTCGCCGGTGCGGTGGGAGCCTGGTACGTGATGGCCCCCTCGCGCGATGCAGGCGAACAGGCGCCGGCCTCCGAGATCGCCGACCGCGGCGATGTCCCCGCGCCGGTCGGTATCGTGCAGCCCACCGAAACGGCCGGAACGATTGCCCTGACCGGGGAAGGTCTCGAAGAGGAAGAGCTCGTCCCCGACGAGCAGGAGCTGGAGCCGGAGCTCGACGCTGCGGATCTGGCGAGGATCGATCAGGAGGTGAGGGATCGGCTCGCGGCGGACCGGCGAGACGCTGAAGAGCGACAGAGACGACAGAGGGAGCAACTCGACCGGGAACGGGAGGCAGCAGCGCGCGCTTCCGAGCCTCCCCGGCGGACGGCACAACCAGATCGGCCGACCCCGACTGCGACTCCTCCCGCGACCACGACCCGCTCCACGCCGCTTCCCGAGGAAGGAGTGCCGGTGAGCACGTCTCCGGAAGAGCCCCGTACGGTGGAGCCCGATCCGCCTCCCCCGACGACGCGGGCCGAAGAGGCGACCCTCGAGGTCAGGACCGGCGACTTCGTTCCTCCCGGAACCCCGGGTCTCGTCGAGCCCGAGCTTCTCAGTCTGGGGAGAAAAGATTATCCGGCGCTTGCGAAGAGGCTTCGGGTCGAGGGAATCGTGATCGTTCGCGCGCTGGTCGCTGAGACTGGTGAAGTGCTCGAGGCCGAAGTGCTGCGAGGCATCAGCCCCAATGTCGGCCTGAACGAGGCAGCCGAAACGATGGTGCGGACGGGAAGGTTCCGTCCCGCAACCAAGGACGGCGTGAAGGTGCGGGCCTACAAGACGGTGACCGTACCCTTCAGACTCTGA
- a CDS encoding TonB-dependent receptor, whose amino-acid sequence MSRFKFSVMAVLCAVLTIPALAQTSQTSGEIRGKVTDSSRSPLPGVTVTATNQNTGLSRVGYTDVDGNFILALLPPGSYRVSAQLVGLGQETRENVMVRLGATTDVSLTLNPQLSEEIIVTAEAPVVDATESDVTYSVSEEQIQNLPILGRDFKDLVSLTPGVTDAFGGRVALNGARGIATDFNIDGAEANSDFFGEERGGTEAPFVFSQAAIQEMQVIRSTYSAEYNRGVGGTVNAITKSGTNEMEGQLFYYKRDASWADEREATIDGQNVVDFFDARDVDQYGVAVGGPIMTDVLHYFLTADFQDINEQITANDFRLSSSFQNLDPATQNALTSRIDQLLGGALDQQFQYASDDDQETYLAKLDANIGSNHHFSLRHNYADYHNSPSESPRMLSNQGDEFNTVNSTVLELDSVLTDSIFNQLIVQYGVEERPINALEMNLPETRIDLGPFDIRFGRSEFLPNRTDEKKLQIKEKASWLMGNHYVKGGVEYLTTDIYNLFPRENAGQYFFDSVEDFLANNPSRLDQGSGPTDGVTEFDYNAWGAFIQDSWTYNDNLTLDFGLRYDLQDIPTPHRNAFPQFPEFVDNFNNDDDNFAPRFGFAYDLRADGRSVIRGGVGRYFTPIPSILYAAPLAEISGNYNRIVLICSRNPCPTYPNIVPEDEFAQFVRSASDLTLVSPELENQESTRMSLGYEQQLGRMYSVSIEGVYADLTNQQRLVNINAVPTGIVYGNLPAYSAGRSGAAYPTFRDIKMHVSDAEGTYESITLATRKYATSDSRFSWLAHYTWSEAIDQDSNERSTSSSRSYDPFNPELSEGRADYNIEHRAVLSGTYEFPFGINLSGIYRWNSGSPYTAEINAGRSGLNGLFQVGVNTPVFVDRDGAIIDLTQANGSSREELAAFLAERGATIMERNSFEQPNFSTLDIRLSKEFRIWNDFGIELIGEVFNALNEDNTVVSFSNQTYFSGSFRSSSGWNFTRNPNFGRENSFTGQPRQYQAAVRLIF is encoded by the coding sequence ATGTCCAGGTTCAAATTCTCGGTCATGGCCGTGCTGTGCGCTGTTCTCACCATTCCTGCTCTCGCGCAGACGAGCCAGACCTCCGGTGAGATTCGCGGCAAGGTCACCGACTCGAGCCGATCGCCGCTGCCCGGCGTCACCGTCACGGCCACGAATCAGAACACCGGTCTGTCGCGAGTCGGTTACACCGACGTCGACGGAAACTTCATCCTCGCCCTTCTACCTCCCGGCTCGTATCGGGTTTCGGCGCAGCTGGTCGGGCTCGGACAGGAGACGCGCGAGAACGTCATGGTCCGGCTAGGCGCCACCACTGACGTTTCGCTCACGCTCAATCCCCAACTCTCCGAGGAGATCATCGTCACGGCCGAAGCTCCGGTCGTGGACGCGACGGAGTCCGATGTCACATATTCGGTGAGTGAAGAGCAGATCCAGAATCTGCCGATTCTCGGACGAGACTTCAAGGATCTCGTCTCGCTCACGCCCGGTGTGACGGACGCCTTCGGCGGTCGCGTCGCCCTCAACGGAGCACGTGGCATCGCGACCGATTTCAACATCGACGGAGCCGAGGCCAACTCGGACTTCTTCGGTGAAGAGCGTGGAGGCACCGAAGCGCCCTTCGTTTTCTCGCAGGCCGCTATCCAGGAAATGCAGGTCATCCGCTCCACCTACAGCGCCGAGTACAACCGGGGCGTAGGCGGGACGGTCAACGCGATCACCAAGAGCGGTACGAACGAGATGGAAGGGCAGCTTTTCTACTACAAACGCGACGCCTCATGGGCCGACGAGCGAGAGGCCACGATCGACGGTCAGAACGTCGTCGACTTCTTCGACGCCCGTGACGTCGACCAGTACGGCGTCGCCGTCGGCGGTCCGATCATGACGGATGTTCTCCACTACTTTCTCACCGCAGACTTTCAGGACATCAACGAGCAGATCACGGCGAACGACTTCCGTCTCAGCAGCAGTTTTCAGAACCTCGATCCCGCCACGCAGAACGCGCTGACATCCAGAATCGATCAGCTTCTCGGTGGCGCTCTGGACCAGCAGTTCCAGTACGCGAGCGACGACGACCAGGAGACGTATCTCGCGAAGCTCGACGCCAACATCGGCTCCAACCATCACTTCTCCCTCCGGCACAACTACGCCGATTACCACAACTCCCCCAGTGAGTCACCGCGAATGCTCTCGAATCAGGGAGATGAGTTCAACACCGTCAACTCCACGGTCCTCGAGCTCGACTCCGTGCTGACCGACTCGATCTTCAATCAGCTGATCGTCCAGTACGGTGTCGAGGAGCGTCCCATCAACGCCCTCGAGATGAATCTGCCCGAGACCCGCATCGATCTGGGACCGTTCGACATCCGATTCGGGCGCAGCGAGTTTCTCCCCAACCGAACCGACGAGAAGAAACTGCAGATCAAGGAGAAGGCGTCCTGGCTCATGGGCAACCATTACGTCAAGGGCGGGGTCGAGTACCTCACCACCGACATCTACAATCTGTTTCCCCGCGAAAATGCCGGCCAGTACTTTTTCGATTCGGTCGAGGATTTTCTCGCCAACAACCCCTCCCGTCTCGACCAGGGCAGCGGTCCCACCGATGGGGTGACCGAGTTCGATTACAACGCCTGGGGAGCCTTCATTCAGGACAGCTGGACATACAACGACAACCTCACGCTCGACTTCGGTCTGCGGTATGACCTCCAGGACATCCCGACCCCGCATCGCAATGCATTCCCGCAGTTTCCGGAGTTCGTCGACAACTTCAACAACGACGACGACAACTTCGCACCGAGGTTCGGCTTCGCATATGACCTTCGTGCTGATGGCCGCTCGGTCATCCGCGGCGGGGTTGGAAGGTACTTCACACCGATTCCATCGATTCTGTACGCTGCGCCGCTCGCCGAGATCTCGGGTAACTACAACCGGATCGTGCTGATCTGCAGCAGAAACCCATGTCCCACGTATCCGAACATTGTGCCCGAGGACGAGTTCGCGCAGTTCGTCCGGTCGGCCTCGGATCTGACGCTGGTCTCTCCTGAGCTCGAGAACCAGGAATCGACGCGGATGAGCCTCGGCTACGAGCAGCAGCTCGGCCGGATGTACAGCGTCTCGATCGAAGGCGTCTACGCCGACCTGACCAACCAGCAGAGACTGGTCAACATCAACGCCGTTCCGACGGGCATCGTCTACGGCAATCTACCGGCCTACTCCGCCGGGCGGAGCGGTGCCGCGTACCCGACGTTCCGCGACATCAAGATGCACGTCAGCGACGCCGAGGGAACTTACGAGTCGATCACTCTCGCAACCCGCAAATACGCAACCAGCGACAGCCGCTTCTCGTGGCTCGCTCACTACACGTGGTCGGAAGCCATCGACCAGGACTCGAATGAGCGTTCCACCTCGAGCTCGCGCAGCTACGATCCTTTCAATCCGGAGCTCAGCGAAGGCCGCGCGGACTACAACATCGAGCATCGCGCCGTGCTCTCCGGCACCTATGAGTTTCCATTCGGCATCAATCTCTCCGGCATCTATCGCTGGAATAGCGGCTCGCCGTACACCGCCGAGATAAACGCCGGAAGGAGCGGGCTCAACGGCCTGTTCCAGGTCGGCGTCAACACGCCGGTCTTCGTCGACCGCGACGGGGCGATCATCGATCTGACTCAGGCCAACGGATCGAGCCGAGAGGAGCTCGCCGCATTCCTTGCCGAGCGCGGCGCGACGATCATGGAGCGCAACTCGTTCGAGCAGCCGAACTTTTCGACGCTCGACATTCGCCTCAGCAAGGAGTTTCGGATCTGGAACGACTTCGGTATCGAGCTCATCGGCGAGGTCTTCAACGCGCTCAACGAAGACAATACGGTCGTTTCGTTCAGCAACCAGACCTACTTCAGCGGCTCCTTCAGAAGCAGCTCGGGCTGGAACTTCACGAGAAACCCGAATTTCGGTCGTGAAAACTCCTTCACCGGGCAGCCCCGCCAGTACCAGGCCGCGGTCCGCCTGATCTTCTGA
- the rho gene encoding transcription termination factor Rho, translated as MTTEDNPPRRRRRRRRRGGSSAESDGSARPDDAQMNDAQRRRKRPRRKRKGRAPSTAQQQPLQITGEPERVQGVLWTKPNGQSILLDTLNNYVPQPADPQVPRSIIDKLRLDDGILIEGIANQTTRGLVLDDVEKIEGRSIEDYQEQRHPFADLISIDPTEQFKLETESQRLTTRVLDLLVPIGKGQRCLVVAPPKAGKTTLLKDIAHGIETNHPEVIVLVLLVDERPEEVTDMRRSVQGDVIASSSDETAENHITIAEVVLERARRLVELKEDVVILCDSITRMSRAYNNQQKGSGRIMSGGIDARTMEKPRRFFGAARNAENWGSLTIVATALVDTGSRMDEVIFQEFKGTGNTEIVLERGLFERRIFPAMNIPQSGTRKEEKLLDSSVLPKIHQLRRALAGTDPLNAMRMLLEKLQKFDSNEEFLQSF; from the coding sequence ATGACGACTGAAGACAATCCACCCCGCAGGCGCCGCCGCCGCAGACGGCGAGGCGGTAGCTCCGCCGAGTCCGACGGTTCTGCCAGGCCCGATGACGCTCAGATGAACGACGCGCAACGCCGACGGAAACGTCCCAGGCGAAAGCGGAAGGGGCGAGCCCCTTCCACGGCTCAGCAGCAACCGCTGCAGATCACCGGCGAGCCCGAACGCGTCCAGGGGGTCCTCTGGACAAAACCGAACGGGCAGAGCATTCTTCTCGACACTCTCAACAACTACGTCCCCCAACCAGCCGATCCGCAGGTTCCCCGCTCGATCATCGACAAGCTGCGCCTCGACGACGGCATTCTGATCGAAGGAATTGCCAACCAGACGACCCGCGGGCTGGTTCTCGACGATGTCGAGAAGATCGAAGGGCGTTCCATCGAGGACTATCAGGAGCAAAGACATCCGTTTGCCGATCTGATCTCGATCGATCCCACCGAGCAGTTCAAGCTCGAGACCGAATCGCAGCGCCTCACCACACGTGTGCTCGACCTTCTCGTTCCGATCGGCAAGGGTCAGCGCTGCCTGGTCGTCGCTCCCCCGAAAGCCGGAAAGACGACGCTTCTGAAAGACATCGCGCACGGTATCGAAACGAATCATCCCGAAGTGATCGTTCTCGTCCTTCTCGTGGACGAGCGCCCCGAGGAAGTCACCGACATGCGTCGCTCCGTGCAGGGGGACGTAATTGCGTCCAGCTCGGACGAGACGGCGGAGAATCACATCACGATCGCCGAGGTCGTTCTCGAACGAGCGCGGCGGCTCGTGGAGCTCAAAGAAGACGTCGTCATCCTCTGCGACTCGATCACCAGGATGTCTCGTGCCTACAACAATCAACAGAAGGGAAGCGGCCGGATCATGTCGGGAGGAATCGATGCCCGAACCATGGAGAAGCCCCGACGGTTCTTCGGCGCGGCTCGAAATGCCGAGAACTGGGGCTCGCTGACGATCGTCGCGACCGCTCTGGTCGACACCGGCTCCCGGATGGATGAGGTCATCTTCCAGGAATTCAAAGGGACGGGCAACACCGAGATCGTTCTCGAGCGGGGCCTGTTCGAGCGCCGGATCTTCCCCGCCATGAACATCCCGCAAAGCGGTACTCGCAAGGAAGAAAAGCTGCTCGATTCGTCGGTTCTCCCGAAGATCCACCAGCTGCGCCGGGCACTGGCGGGCACCGACCCCCTCAACGCGATGAGAATGCTGCTCGAAAAGCTGCAGAAATTCGATTCCAACGAGGAGTTTCTGCAGAGTTTCTGA